The genomic segment aacaatgagaacacagggacacagggaggggagcatcacacactggggtctgtcgggggaaacagaggagggagcaggggttggggagtttggggagagacagcatggggagaaatgccagatataggtgatggggaggaaggcagcaaatcacactgtcatgtgtgtacctacgcaacaatcttgcatgttctccatgtgtaccccaaaacctaatatgcaattaaaaaaaaaaaagcccagaactaGGTGAATATAGCAAGAACACAGAATTTAAGGTCAATACATAAACTTAATATATGGAAATACAGTTGCATAGTTTACACAAAATGAAAGAATGCAGTAGCATAAAAACCCTTACAATATATGAGAGTAAACACCAGCTTGAGTACTATCAGTACCCTTGCTGTGCTCACACTACACGTATGTACATGCACCtgcaccatgcacacacacaatctgaAAGCAGCGGCCTGGGCAAGACTTCAGGTGACTATAAGTAAGTGGCACTTATTTTTATGCTCCTCAACTTTATCCTGTGTTGCTAAGCCTCCATCTTCAATCTTTTTCAATCCAAGGCTTGTTGGGTGCGGGTTGTGCTGGGAGGCTAAGTGAGGCTCAGGAGTTGATGTAGCAACGTTGAAGTCTTTGGGACCTTCCGTGGGTCATTTTGGTGCTGCAGAGGGAAACAGCCTGATTAGAGTGATTTCACAAAACAAGTAggagaagaggaaataaagattAGCAGCTGGGAAACGCTTCACAGTTTTAAGGTAAAGAGGGTAGGAAAACTGGGCCATGGTTGGAAGAGAAGGCAGGCTGAAgccaaacttttaatttttttctaaggtgGGAGAAGTTGGTGTGATGGGAACGATCCTAGTAGAGGTGGAGGACTGTCGAAGTGGCATCCCTTTGTGAGCGGAGGGTGTTCACACATGCAAGAAGATTGGGCTTAGAGTGGGTACACTCTCTGTGCTCCCCAGTGACAAGGTCCAGGGCTACAGGCACAGGCAGGCTGGTGGTTGTGGGGGCGAAGCAGGTGCAGATTCTCTTTGGattgcttatattttcttttggaataaGAAACTAAGAAATAAGGTGTTGGAGGTTTAAAGGGAGAGAAGTTCAGAAATTGTTGCCAACAGCAGGAGAAAGCCGTCAACTAGATAAATGTGGTAGGACACTGGGCCACATGAGGGCCCCTTGAAGTTAAAATGAGACCAGGCAGCATGGTTATGTGATTCTCTCCAGCTGTGCACAGCTGAATGGGAACGGGTGGAGTAGGCAAAGCATTAGGCTTAGCCAGGGGCTGTGGTTTTGCCAGATAAATACGAGGAATGGAGAAAGAAGCAAGAGTATGATTATAGTAGAGTCATGGAAAGGAAGTTTGATAAGGGGGAAAAGGACAGGGATAAAAGGTGAGCGGGAAAAGGTGGTAGGAGTCCTAGAGTGTAGGTCCCCTGGGCTCTAAAGAGCTGTGATAATAACCCAGTGCTTGGCATCTGCAGTCCTTCAGGGTTGGATACCAAGTAGTTTGGGTTTGTTTGCATAGTACAACTATGAGGTACTTAGGGTTCCAGCAGCTGAGACAAGCTCCAAAGAGGTAAATGGCTTACCGGAAGGTCATGCCTGGAGCCAGTGGGGAAGTATAGACTCGCCCACAGTTCTCTACCATGGGTAGTCTTTGATCCCTGCCTGTGGTATCTGCCCATTGATCACTTAGTCTTGTTGAAGAGCTGGAAGGTAGAAGACAGCCTAAGAGAAAATGTAATCATGCATTCGATTCTATGGGGTCAAGCAGTATAGGGGGTTTATCTGTTCATTAATACATACTGAGCACTTAGCATTACAAGACACTATTATGAGTGCTAGGGATATAGCAGTGagcaagatagaaaaaaaatcacctgctgttttgggaggcagaggcgcaGGAGGATCATacgaagccaggagttcaagatgagcctaggcaacatagtgaaaccccacatccacaaaaaaatctatataaaagaGTTAGCTAGGTATGGTTGTGTGTGCtctagtcccagcgacttgggaggctgaagtgggaggatcacttaagcccaggagttaaagactgcagtgagctgtgatgctaccactgcactccagcctggatgacagagtaaggctctgtcccTTTAAAAAGAAGCGTCCTGAAGTCATGTGCTTCAGAGAAGTTTTAGAAGCGTTTCTCTGTGACTCTTCTAAAGCATCATGATGTGGTAAAAAGCACATTTTACTAAAAGTTGGGAAACTTGTTTTTCTGCTACTTGTTTACTGCTACTACATCTGCTTCGGCTCACCATGCCTTAGTGGAAGTCCCCATCTATAAACTAAGTTGTGGCTTTGAGAGTTCTACTCTGCCTAAAAGCGCAATGCATTGAGGTCAGTGTTTTAGCCTAATGAAATTGTTGCTATAAAttctccttccccaacctcctgcTCTAAAGCATGGAAATGCACATCTTATTTTGTAGTGATGAGACCCTGTTGACATGGTGCGATGTGGCAGTAAAATGCATGAGTCATCCTCCATCTTTGAAATTCTGGGGAAATCCGAAAGGGAGACAGGCTGAGTGCAGATCCAAGTCCCATTCTTAACTTAATGATGTCTTAGATCTGTTAAAAGCATTGTAATAACAAATGAATCTTTCCCTTCTTGTTACTCCTTCCTGGTGGGATTTAGGCCTGGAGGAAATGCTGGTTTATCCTGCAGAGGGGACAGACTAGCAGTGACCCAGCTGTTCTGGACTACTACAAGAATGATGACTCCAAGAAGCCCCTGCGCACCATCAACCTGAGGCTCTGTGAGCAGCTGGATGTTGGTGTGACTCTGAACTTCAACAAATAGGAGCTTCAGAAGGGCTGTATGTTTGACATCAAGATCAGAGAGCGTACCTTTTACCTGGTGGCTGAGACGAGAGAGGACATGAACAAGTAAGTGGGCCTGGAATCTGTCAGATCTGCGGCTTCAGGCAGGTTGAGGAAAGCACAGCTATGGGAGCACGCACAGCCCTTTCTCAGCCCCGGCTGCCCTCCCTTCTTGAGGGAGCTGGCTAAATAGTAGAGGGACGTTGGCCCTTTTATGCTTGAATGAGACCAAGAAGTGTTGGGCTCCTGATGAAGCTAAAGGCATTTTTGCTGATTCTCCCGGCAGCACGACGCCACTGCTGTCCTCAGTCCTCCACCTCTCCCACTTCCCTGAGCTCTCTGCACCTTTGCCCTGTCACCTCTCAGCCACCCCTGGGGAAGACCTCTCCTTCGTCCCTCTGCTGATCCATCTCTGGCTCTTCTGGCACCTGCTGTCTGGTACAGTTGCACTTGACCTTTTGCGGGTTTGCGTTGTGATTCTTACTGATGTGTAATCACTTGGGAGGGGGCAGGTGAGAGGAGCAAATACAGACTCATGCTTGAGTTTTGATAACCTTCGCAAAAGAGTAGTTCAGCTTTTTGAAGTGAGTTTTAAGTTGCAAAAATGCTCCTTCACATTTGTTCCAGGTCATCCTGTACTCACCAGGAAGTTTGAggagcagggtttttttttctgagtcagcGTATGGTCTAAATTGGTCATTCTGGAACCTGGTTGCACATCAGAATTAAGagggaatatttaaaaaaacgTTGATGCCAAGGACCTGTGTCAGGCCAGTTACCTAAGAATCTTGGAGTGGTGACCAAGGCATTAGTCTCTTTTAAAAGCTCCACTCTTTCCCACTGTTTTTTGGgaggatagaaaagaaaagcttcattTTGAGTAGCAGGGGTCCAGGGCTCAACAGATACTTCCTGTACATATTTTAGATTGTGAAGGCCATATACagtctttattttatattcctgtttttaaacatattacagtcctggccaggcgcggtggctcacgcctgtagtcccagcactttgggaggccgaggcgggtggatcacgaggtcaagagatcaagaccatccttgtcaacatggtgaaaccccatctctactaaatacaaaaaaaaattagctgggcatggtggcgcatgcctgtaatcccagctactcaggaggctgaggcaggagaattgcctgaacccgggaggcggaggttgcggtaagccgagatcacgccattgcactccagcctgggtaacaagaacaaaactgtgtctaaaaaaaaaaaaaattacagtcctTTGAAATGTAAAAGCTCTTTTTAGCtcatcaccatcagcatcacctgggaacttgttagacaTGCACATTCTTGTAAGAATGTAAGTAAGTAATTCTTGTAAGTAAGTTTATGCCCCACTCCAGAattgctgaatcagaaactctgggacaaAAGACAGCAGTCTGGTTTTAAAAACTCTCCAGGCAAGGTTTATTGCCAGAACTGCTTTGAAGGGATGTTTCTGGAGCTACAGGCCGTTTGAGAGAGCTGGCTGGTTTTACAGCTGTGGCTTGGTGCTGTTAGAATAGAGTTCTAGAACCTGGGATAGAACAGGTTTGTGTTGCATGAGGGCCCAGCTCAGCCTAACCCCCACTTCATCTTGTTACCAGATCTTCATTTTATTCACAAAACCTCTCTGACTTGACCCTCAGAACAGGCATATTTGGATTTTCATCCCGGAGAAaattcttttgttcatttaattgcattcactcaacaaatacagTCAACACTCCGTGTCGGTAGGTTCCACATCCATGAGTTCAGCCAAGCTCAGATGGACAATGTTAAAAAGGTTGCATCAGTACTGAACATACACAGACTGGTTTCTTGTCATTGCTCCCTAAGCAATACAGTGTAATACCCACTTCCACAGTATTCATATTGTATCAGGTGGTGTTAGTATCTAGAGATGATTTGAAGTCTGCAGGAAGATGTGAACAGACTGTATACAAATACTGAGCCATTTtgtatcagggacttgagcatgcatggattttggtatccacaggggtCCTGGCACCCATCCCCCGGGGGTACTGAGGGACAGCTCTATGcagtgagcacctactatgtgttgaCACTGCTCTGGGCACTGGGGATACAGAAGTGACTAGAAGGTGTTCTGCATACCTACAGCATGCATGTGTTTCATCCTTACGACTACCGTGTTGAGGCGTAAGTGGAGAGATGGGGACTCTAGGGTGGGAAGCAGCTTCCTCCCAGGTCTGCATGTAAATGGACTCTGGGTCATGGATAGGACTCTACTGCCTGAGTGCTAGGCCGGGGCTGTGGAGGTGAGGGTCACCCTCATGCTCTACAGCCCACACATTCAACAGGGGCATGAGGGATAGATGGGGTCACAGGGCAAGGGGAGTGGGTTGTGGAAAAGTCGCCTTTCCTGCTAGACTGAAGAGCCTGGACTTTATTGGGAGGGTGATGAGGAGCAGTGAAAGTCACCGGGGAGTAGTTCCTTACTATGCTACATCCTTTGTTCGATCAACACATATTTGTTGTATCACACACTGGGCTTGATTCTGAGAACAACACCATTTCAAAAGAGAGAATCTCTGCCCTCACTGAGTTTCGAGCTGAATATATGGGGTGATGAGAGAAAGGCTGGTATTTTACAAGAATTCCATTTGAAACACAAGGAAGTGTTGCTAAGAAACTGgttgaaataaatagaaatatggcTTTAGGAAGAGAGAGTGCTTTGTGAGTCATCTTAAGGATGCAGGGCACTGTGGAAGTGCTTTCCATGAGCAATGCCATAAGGAGAGGACGTGGTTGGTGAGAAACAGGGAAGAGTCACAGTGACGCCAGCGCTCTGGCTTGGAGAGTGGAGTGGATGGTGACACTGATGTGCCTCACTGAGAGGGAACATAGGCATGCGAGGGGTTCACTTTGGAGCATCGGGGACACCTGCTTGTGGGGTGTCTGCCTTGTGACAGGGAGCCCCGGAGAGGCCTGAGCTGCAGGTTCGGATTTGAGAGTTTCCATCACTTAGGTGGCCCCGGGGGCTGTGGGAGGACAGGATCATCTTGCAGTATCCAGAGTCagggtgaggctgaggagggtcgAGAGAAGAACCCTGAAGAATAGCCCCACTGAAGGCAGAGGGAGCAGATCCAACAAGATGGCAGGAGCAGAGGCTCAGCGGAGCTTCCTGCTGTGCCCTTCCTGTCTCTCCTGTGCCACGGCTATGTTCAtccctgctgctgtggctgcCCAGTCTCCTAGCATAGACCCTTTCTCCTCCACTGGAAAAGCATTCATGTTGCAGGTCTTTTGGAGTTACAAGGCCATTGATTCTGTCATCAGACATCCCACTCGCCAGGAGACCTGCATGGGAGCTCATCTTGGAGTGCACGTAGCTGTCAGTGGAGCTATCCTTCCCAGAGCCCTCCCAGATGTTTCTGTTGCTCACTGGCAGAACTTGTCCTGCCCAGCATCAGAAACAGCTGGAAAGGAGCAGGCACTCCAGGGGAATTAGCCAGCTCGGGCTCCTGCCTCAGGCCATGAGGTGGCACAGCCAGAAATAGGCCAGATAGCGGGGGACAGAAGGAGAACTCTGCCCCCTCTGATATAACTTGAAGAACCCTTAGAAAGCCACCATCAACACCAGCCAAACATGACCCCACTCGTGATCACATCATTTGAAATTACACCTGTAGACCTTCATTTCTTTTGAACAAGAAACTTCGCTGTTGGGATTTTTGATTGCtgaaagtatgtttttatttaatgtgcAAACACAGATTAAAAACCGTCTATGTACCTGGCCTCTATTAGGTAAATGCTTGGGCCGTGGAGGTAACAACATCAGTCAGAGTTCTCAAAAACCCATGGGCTGGACAAGGAAGTGCTTATGATGGGAAGAGGGGCCAAGTGCTGTGACACCCAGAAGAAAGCCGGTCCAGGGAGTTTCAGAGAGAACATCATATTTGAGCAGGGTCTTAAAGTGTGCAtgtgaggccaggcgcggtggctcaagcctgtaatcccagcactttgggaggctgaggcgggtggatcacgaggtcaagagatcgagaccatcctggtcaacatggtgaaaccccgtctctactaaaaacacaaaaaattagctgggcatggtggcgcgtgcctgtaatcccagctactcaggaggctgaggcaggagaattgcctgaacccaggaggcggaggtagtggtgagccgagatcacgccattgcactccagcctgcgtaacaagagcgaaactccatctcaaaaaaaaaaaaaaagcgtgcaTGTGAGTTTGAGTAGAAGTGAAATCCATGTAGAAGGAACAGCATAAGCCAAAGCAAAGAATCCTGAAAGAGGCCAGTATGTGCAGGACAGCTGATGCTGCCGTGTACCTTGGTCATGGGTGTAGGAAAGCAGGAAACAGGTCGGACTGTGAAAAGCCTTGTAGGTTCTGTTGAGCAGTGTGGACAGGTCCTGGCAAGCAAGCCAGGTGAACAGTGTGCTGAGCCTGGGGTGCAGCAAAGTACCACCTGTCCGTGTTACCTCTCTTCCTTGCCAACACCACAGGAGAGTCTGAGATGCCATCGAAGGACAGGCGGGAGAGCTGGGGTCAGTCTTGGGGGACAGCTCCAGATACATTTGTGCAGGGCCTCAAAGAATGCGGCTTCAGTTGGCAAGCCTCACTTGACCTGGCCAGCCTTAGCTTTGAGGGAGGCCATGACAGAGGAGCCACCATGGAAGAGGCAGGTGGTGGCACTCACCACTGCAGAGGCTGTCTTGCCTGGGGGCTGGGACCACAGTCCTGGACCGTGGGGAGCCACATTGTCTGGGAGTGGAGTAGTCATGGCCCAGGGCACAATGAGGCCTCCAGGCTGCTCCAGAGCAGGAAAGCGGCTCCTCAACCAGGATGGCCAGGAGGCCCCAGCCCTCCTCTGGGAGGGTACAGGGGGCGGGTGTCAGAGGGAGAGTGCTGATGCTGGATTAGCTCCTCTGTCTTCATGTGTTTCTGCCTCTAGCAGCCCACTTTAAGACAAGGACACCCTTCCTTCCTGTTTCATTCACAGGCTCCCTGGGAAACATTTCCACAGCCAGTTACGGCCCCTGTTCTCCAGCTGAGATCAGCCGCTCCCACCAGCACCTTCCCGAAGAACGAGAACCCACGTCTAAGCCCCCTATGTCTCACCATGTGCCGTCCACCTGGCCCAGCGCTTCACCTCAGGGGTGTCTCTGCTTGCACCAGCAGGCCAGCCAGAGAGCAGGACATGCAAGGTAGGGGACCACCGAGGCCAGTGCGGGGAGCGACCCCTACAAGGTCTTGTTCTATTCAGtccctgatttttttaaatttcaaagagaAGGACATATAATATTATATCTTTCCAGGTAGGCAAACATAGAtaacaaaacataattttttatgtaatcttcccattttattggttttatttgtGTTGCTACAAAGTGATAATTGGATTCCTAAGAAACCTACCATTATAAAAAATCATGCCATGAACATTGTGTtttattgggggaaaaaagcattAGAGGCTAGAGTTTCAGAACTGCAATCACAAAGTTGGTTTATGTGTTGGctatgaggccgggcacggtggctcaagcctgtaatcccagcactttgggaggccgaggcgtaaaaatacgaaaaaaaaaaaaaattagctgggcatggtggcacgtgcctgtaatcccagctactcagaaggctgaggcaggagaattgcctgaacccaggaggcggaggttgcggtgagccgagattgcaccgttgcactccagcctgggtaacaagagcgaaactccgtcttaaaaaaaaaaaagaggaccgCTATGAAACCTTAAGATTGATGACCAGATCCATGGCTCAGTTGAATTGTAGGCTGTGCTGCTCCATAGTAGCTGCAGTTGTGGCTATTTAAAGTTAAATGAAATTTCGAGTTCAGTTTCTCAGTTGTAATAGCCACAagtcaagtgctcagtagccaccgAAGTGACTGGCACAGATAGGCAGCATGTCCATCACCACAGATGGTTTCACAGGGACTCCCTGCTCTGG from the Callithrix jacchus isolate 240 chromosome 1, calJac240_pri, whole genome shotgun sequence genome contains:
- the LOC144578183 gene encoding GRB2-associated-binding protein 4-like, whose amino-acid sequence is MFDIKIRERTFYLVAETREDMNNTTPLLSSVLHLSHFPELSAPLPCHLSATPGEDLSFVPLLIHLWLFWHLLSGSLGNISTASYGPCSPAEISRSHQHLPEEREPTSKPPMSHHVPSTWPSASPQGCLCLHQQASQRAGHAR